DNA from Homo sapiens chromosome 1, GRCh38.p14 Primary Assembly:
CCCGCCCCCCTGTCCCCACGGCCGTCTCTCCACGCCCTCTGTTCCCCCGGCCGTCGGTCCCCCACCCGTCCGTCCCTGAGTGCCCGCGTCCAGCCCCACGTCCGTCTCTACCCGCACGCGGCACACCTGCGGAGACTGCAGACTCGGGGTCCGGCCGGGGAGGGGGGTCCGGCCGGGGAGGGGGCGCCCGGGACCgaagcctctgcccggccaccctcCCCGCAGCCGCCTTCCGTGCAGGCCCCGGGGCCCCGGGCGCGCTCCCGCAGCGAAGTCCCAGCAGCCTCGGCGCACCCGGAGCGGGTCGGGGATGCAGAATCCTGGAGCCAGCGGACGACCCTTCAGGTCCGGGCACCCGCGGGAGTGCAGAGCCTGGT
Protein-coding regions in this window:
- the LOC124903840 gene encoding translation initiation factor IF-2-like, which gives rise to MRAGSTARGPREQERRGHPALVGGGGRGTPRAEPGSALPRVPGPEGSSAGSRILHPRPAPGAPRLLGLRCGSAPGAPGPARKAAAGRVAGQRLRSRAPPPRPDPPPRPDPESAVSAGVLREVIAGDDSHLGITVIRTSVTPQLRLCDSGGLLFLLVTSWS